A genomic segment from Salvia splendens isolate huo1 chromosome 13, SspV2, whole genome shotgun sequence encodes:
- the LOC121761362 gene encoding rhomboid-like protein 15 produces the protein MANVSLLGHLCGILSGYAYTFGFFDVLIPGGSFYSSIEESSLLSACVRRPKFILSTGSNVSGHIPTYTSQNTAASGLLSGNMWRNLSSWMPQRESSVETAQGSDRFPGRGRTLGSETNRAASVANSDSNLQARLLDDVDDRDQQTTPSRGGGGQPMPDGRPPVVNSAVQPARTQNNQGSVATEEEIQKLVAMGFDRTQVEVAIAAADRDLNVAAEILMSQQG, from the exons ATGGCAAATGTCTCATTACTTGGACACCTATGTGGTATTTTATCTGGATATGCAT ATACTTTTGGGTTTTTCGATGTCTTGATCCCTGGGGGTTCATTCTATTCATCGATTGAGGAGTCATCCTTGCTT TCTGCCTGTGTGAGGAGACCTAAATTCATATTGTCTACTGGCAGCAATGTGTCTGGCCATATCCCCACATATACTAGTCAAAACACCGCTGCAAG TGGATTGCTTTCTGGAAATATGTGGAGGAATTTGTCTTCTTGGATGCCACAGAGAGAAAGTTCCGTGGAG ACAGCCCAAGGAAGTGATAGGTTTCCTGGGAGAGGAAGGACTCTTGGTTCTGAGACAAATCGAGCAGCCTCGGTTGCAAATTCTGATTCTAATTTACAAGCTAGACTTCTGGATGATGTTGATGACCGGGATCAGCAAACAACTCCATCAAGAGGCGGGGGAGGTCAGCCGATGCCGGATGGGAG GCCCCCGGTAGTGAATAGTGCAGTGCAGCCTGCTAGAACGCAAAACAATCAG GGCTCTGTTGCTACTGAAGAGGAAATTCAGAAACTCGTTGCTATGGGCTTCGATAGG ACACAGGTAGAAGTAGCAATTGCAGCTGCTGATAGGGATCTGAACGTTGCAGCTGAAATCCTTATGAGCCAACAG GGATAG